A genome region from Cucumis sativus cultivar 9930 chromosome 4, Cucumber_9930_V3, whole genome shotgun sequence includes the following:
- the LOC101212472 gene encoding (S)-coclaurine N-methyltransferase — protein MAKLIQIPYDATVHLALASLERNLLPDAIIRTFTRLLLASRLRSGYKPSSQLQLSELLHFVHSLREMPIAIKTDKPKAQHYEVPTSFFKLVLGKNLKYSCCYFNDKSSTLEDAEDAMLQMYCERSQLKDGHTVLDVGCGWGSLSLYIAQKYKNCTVTGICNSITQKAYIEDRCQDLQLHNVNIIVADISTYEMEAEYDRIFSIEMFEHMKNYKDLLKKISGWMKQDSLLFVHYFCHKVFAYHFEDVNDDDWITRYFFEGGTMLSSNLLLYFQDDVSIVDHWLVNGKHYSQTSEEWLKRMDENIASIKPIMATTYGKDSAVKWTVYWRTFFIAVAELFGYNNGEEWMVSHFLFKKK, from the exons ATGGCGAAGCTTATTCAGATCCCCTACGACGCTACTGTTCATCTTGCATTAGCTTCTCTTGAACGGAATTTGTTGCCGGACGCCATCATAAGAACGTTCACTCGTTTGTTACTCGCTTCTCGTCTTCGCTCCGGTTACAAACCTTCCTCTCAACTTCAACTCTCCGAACTCCTCCATTTCGTTCACT CTTTAAGGGAAATGCCCATAGCAATTAAGACTGATAAGCCAAAAGCTCAACACTACGAAGTACCGACTTccttcttcaagttggttttGGGGAAGAATCTCAAGTACAG TTGTTGCTATTTCAATGACAAATCAAGTACTTTAGAGGATGCTGAGGATGCCATGCTACAAATGTATTGTGAAAGGTCACAGTTGAAGGATGGTCACACTGTTCTTGATGTTGGATGTGGCTGGGGGTCGCTCTCATTGTACATTGCCCAAAAGTATAAGAATTGCACGGTAACAGGAATTTGCAATTCAATCACGCAGAAAGCTTACATCGAGGATCGGTGCCA GGATCTCCAACTGCATAATGTCAACATCATAGTTGCAGACATAAGCACATATGAAATGGAAGCTGAATATGACAGAATATTTTCTATTGAAATGTTTGAG CATATGAAGAACTACAAGGATCTTCTCAAGAAAATATCAGGTTGGATGAAACAGGATAGCCTCCtatttgttcattattttTGCCACAAGGTGTTTGCCTATCACTTTGAG GATGTAAATGACGATGATTGGATTACTAGATACTTCTTTGAAGGTGGTACAATGCTTTCCTCAAATCTACTTCTCTATTTCCAG GATGACGTTTCAATTGTAGACCATTGGCTTGTGAATGGCAAGCACTATTCTCAAACAAG TGAAGAGTGGCTCAAAAGAATGGACGAGAACATAGCTTCAATAAAACCAATCATGGCAACTACTTATGGGAAGGATTCGGCTGTGAAGTGGACTGTTTATTGGAGAACATTCTTTATTGCAGTGGCTGAGTTATTTGGTTACAACAATGGTGAAGAATGGATGGTTAGCCATTTCCTGTTCAAGAAGAAGTGA
- the LOC116403442 gene encoding serine/threonine-protein kinase tricorner-like, with product MDNFLNSKCYDSVSFKDLGIELTASMRDPFSDMNPWQVEGSRDGMVFKFTIYHKDIKPDNLLLDKNGHMKLSDFGLCKPLDSLTLSALHENKAMDDESLAEPMDSDDNRSSWKSPSEQVHHWQMSRRKLVWWSVGAIMYEMLEGYPPFYSDGPISTCRKFPEDAKLTVEAKDFICRLYWRSIPNQNKCIHLLEQSSIYSWIHPYQENVAQDRQGRFVTVAFSPFGDK from the exons ATGGACAACTTTCTCAATAGCAAATGTTACGATTCGGTCTCATTTAAAGATCTTGGTATTGAACTCACTGCTTCGATGCGGGACCCCTTCTCTGACATGAATCCATGGCAAGTTGAAGGAAGTCGGGATGGCATGGTG TTTAAATTCACTATTTATCACAAGGATATAAAACCTGACAATCTTCTTCTGGACAAAAATGGTCACATGAAACTTTCTGATTTTGGTCTCTGTAAGCCGCTGGATTCTTTAACCCTATCAGCACTACATGAAAATAAAGCCATGGATGATGAAAGTTTGGCAGAACCAATGGATAGTGATGATAATAGGAGCAGTTGGAAGAGTCCCAGTGAACAGGTGCACCATTGGCAAATGAGCCGGAGGAAATTGGTATG GTGGTCCGTTGGTGCAATTATGTATGAAATGCTTGAAGGTTACCCTCCATTTTACTCCGATGGTCCAATCAGCACCTGCAGAAAG TTTCCAGAAGATGCTAAGTTGACAGTTGAAGCAAAGGATTTCATTTGTAGGTTGTACTGGAGGAGCATACCAAATCAGAATAAGTGTATCCACTTGTTAGAACAATCAAGCATTTACAg TTGGATCCACCCATACCAGGAAAATGTGGCTCAGGACCGTCAAGGAAGGTTTGTAACAGTTGCATTTTCTCCTTTTGGCGACAAGTGA